One window from the genome of Mucilaginibacter ginsenosidivorans encodes:
- the uvrA gene encoding excinuclease ABC subunit UvrA, translating to MSSEAEKDPQYNIIIKGARVHNLKNMDVAIPKNKLVVITGMSGSGKSSLAFDTLYAEGQRRYVESLSSYARQFLGRMNKPDVDYIKGIAPAIAIEQKVITSNPRSTVGTSTEIYDYLKLLFSRVGKTISPVSGEIVKKDSVTDVVNFVVALPDDTQVTILCPLYPHNNRSLKEEMAVLLQKGFVRVEYQGKLSRIEDMLGDESVESASMKIQLKGDSKKAGNTDNSPLTDHHTEVKIVIDRITKNETDETISRLGDSIQTAFFEGKGDCYVRYKKPEEETETERFFCDRFELDGQAFEEPTPNFFSFNNPYGACKRCEGYGKIIGIDEDLVIPDKSKTIYEGAIAPWRGEKMREWNDALVKNALKFDFPIHRQYNHLTEEQQRLLWTGNQYFRGLDSFFKELEEQTYKIQYRVMLSRYRGKTTCPECKGSRLRQDASYVKINGKSITDIVLMPLDKAHAFFLNLELDQRDQKISKRLLEEIASRLGFLNNVGLSYLTLNRLSNTLSGGESQRINLATSLGSSLVGSVYVLDEPSIGLHPRDTQRLITVLKSLRDVGNTVLVVEHEEEIMQAADHIIDIGPAAGTHGGELVFSGTYEEIIEDDNSLTGRYLARKEQIAIPAHRRKWNDFVEVKGARENNLKHVNAKFPLGVLTVVTGVSGSGKTSLVKRILAPALQKVLGNYTGEQTGSYDELAGDYNKVEQIELVDQNPIGRSSRSNPVTYVKAWDEIRNLFAAQPAAKAAGLKPSAFSFNVEGGRCDVCQGEGEVKIEMQFMADIFLTCETCGGKRFKQHILDITYNEKNVSDILSMTIDEALEFFRKEPKILSKIKPLADVGLGYVQLGQSSNTLSGGEAQRIKLASFLVKGNNANKTLFIFDEPTTGLHFDDIKKLLKSFDALLEHGNTIIVIEHNMDVIKCADWVIDIGPEGGDNGGQVVFEGVPESLIKEKDSYTGEYLKERFLPPGVQREKHMVG from the coding sequence ATGAGCAGCGAAGCAGAGAAAGACCCCCAATATAATATCATTATAAAAGGCGCGCGGGTGCACAACCTTAAGAATATGGATGTGGCCATACCCAAAAACAAGCTGGTGGTTATCACCGGCATGTCGGGATCGGGCAAATCGTCGCTTGCTTTTGATACGCTGTACGCCGAAGGGCAGCGCAGGTACGTGGAGAGCCTTTCGAGCTATGCCCGCCAGTTTTTGGGGCGAATGAACAAGCCCGATGTCGATTATATCAAAGGTATTGCCCCGGCAATCGCCATCGAACAAAAAGTGATCACTTCCAACCCACGTTCAACCGTAGGCACTTCCACAGAGATATACGATTACCTGAAGCTGCTTTTCTCGCGGGTCGGCAAAACTATTTCGCCGGTATCGGGTGAAATTGTAAAAAAGGACTCGGTGACTGATGTGGTAAATTTTGTGGTCGCCCTGCCAGATGACACGCAGGTAACCATCCTGTGCCCTTTGTACCCGCACAATAACCGCAGCCTGAAAGAGGAAATGGCCGTGTTGCTGCAAAAAGGGTTTGTAAGGGTAGAATACCAGGGAAAATTATCTAGAATAGAGGATATGCTGGGCGATGAATCTGTCGAGAGCGCCTCCATGAAGATACAGCTAAAAGGCGATAGCAAAAAGGCAGGCAATACCGATAATTCGCCGCTTACCGATCATCATACCGAAGTTAAGATCGTTATCGACCGTATCACGAAAAACGAAACGGATGAAACGATAAGCCGCCTTGGCGATTCGATACAAACGGCCTTTTTTGAGGGGAAGGGCGATTGCTATGTAAGGTATAAGAAGCCCGAAGAGGAAACAGAAACCGAACGCTTTTTTTGCGACCGGTTTGAGCTGGACGGCCAGGCCTTTGAAGAACCTACGCCCAATTTTTTCAGTTTTAATAACCCTTATGGTGCCTGTAAACGCTGCGAAGGTTATGGAAAGATCATTGGCATTGATGAGGACCTGGTGATACCCGATAAAAGCAAGACCATTTATGAAGGGGCCATTGCGCCATGGCGTGGCGAAAAGATGCGCGAATGGAACGATGCTTTAGTAAAAAATGCGTTGAAATTCGATTTTCCTATCCATCGCCAATATAACCACCTTACGGAAGAGCAACAACGCCTGCTATGGACAGGGAACCAATATTTCCGTGGGCTCGATTCGTTCTTTAAGGAACTGGAAGAACAGACCTATAAGATACAATACCGGGTAATGCTTTCGCGCTATCGCGGAAAAACCACCTGCCCCGAATGTAAGGGCAGCCGTTTGCGGCAGGATGCTTCTTATGTAAAGATCAATGGCAAATCGATAACCGACATTGTTTTGATGCCGCTGGATAAGGCGCACGCGTTCTTTTTAAACCTGGAATTGGATCAGCGGGATCAGAAAATAAGCAAAAGGCTTTTAGAGGAAATAGCGAGTCGCCTGGGTTTTTTGAATAATGTGGGTTTAAGTTACCTGACGCTAAACCGTCTGTCGAACACCTTGTCGGGCGGCGAATCACAGCGTATTAATTTGGCTACATCTTTAGGCAGCAGCCTGGTGGGCTCGGTTTATGTGCTGGACGAGCCAAGTATTGGGCTGCACCCGCGCGATACGCAAAGATTGATAACTGTTTTGAAATCACTACGCGATGTGGGCAACACCGTTTTGGTGGTTGAGCACGAAGAAGAAATTATGCAGGCCGCCGACCATATTATAGATATCGGTCCGGCTGCCGGTACGCATGGCGGCGAGCTGGTTTTTTCAGGCACTTATGAAGAGATCATTGAAGATGATAACAGTCTTACAGGTCGTTACCTGGCCCGCAAGGAACAGATAGCCATCCCGGCACATCGCCGTAAGTGGAACGACTTTGTGGAGGTAAAAGGTGCAAGAGAGAATAACCTGAAACACGTAAACGCTAAATTCCCGCTGGGGGTATTGACGGTAGTTACGGGCGTGTCAGGCTCTGGTAAAACCAGTTTGGTAAAGCGAATATTAGCTCCGGCCTTACAAAAGGTGTTAGGTAATTATACCGGCGAGCAAACCGGCTCGTACGATGAACTTGCAGGCGATTACAATAAGGTGGAACAGATAGAGCTTGTCGATCAGAACCCGATAGGGCGTTCGTCGCGATCGAACCCGGTTACGTATGTAAAAGCCTGGGACGAGATACGCAATCTTTTTGCCGCCCAACCGGCTGCCAAAGCCGCCGGACTAAAACCATCGGCATTCTCCTTTAACGTGGAGGGAGGCCGGTGTGATGTTTGCCAGGGCGAAGGTGAGGTGAAGATAGAGATGCAGTTTATGGCGGATATTTTCCTCACTTGCGAAACCTGCGGCGGCAAGCGGTTTAAGCAGCATATCCTCGACATAACCTACAATGAAAAGAATGTCTCTGACATTTTGAGCATGACCATTGACGAAGCGCTCGAATTTTTCAGGAAGGAGCCGAAGATATTAAGCAAGATAAAACCATTGGCCGATGTAGGCCTGGGTTATGTGCAGTTAGGGCAATCGTCTAACACCCTTTCTGGAGGCGAGGCGCAGCGTATTAAGTTGGCGTCGTTCCTGGTGAAGGGGAATAACGCCAACAAAACACTTTTCATATTCGACGAACCGACAACAGGTCTGCATTTCGACGATATTAAAAAACTGCTTAAATCGTTCGATGCACTGCTGGAACATGGCAATACCATCATCGTTATCGAACATAACATGGACGTGATCAAGTGCGCCGACTGGGTGATCGATATCGGTCCGGAAGGTGGCGACAATGGCGGCCAGGTTGTTTTTGAAGGAGTGCCTGAGAGTCTCATCAAGGAAAAGGACTCTTATACCGGGGAGTATTTAAAGGAGCGGTTTTTGCCACCGGGTGTTCAAAGGGAAAAGCATATGGTGGGATAA